The proteins below are encoded in one region of Flammeovirga kamogawensis:
- a CDS encoding HPP family protein, with protein MKIKKAALKGFNSFIGIGVLCILQMYFKGDFVLLTGAFGATSVLLFAAPESPLAQRKNMYCGHLVSAIVGVTCYKILFDLSPEFAVASSVGLSIFLMSALNILHPPGGATAYIAVYGNSTIHELGYAYVFIPVLIGIFLLDNIQQTQTKLTDEN; from the coding sequence ATGAAGATTAAAAAAGCAGCTTTAAAAGGCTTTAATAGTTTTATAGGTATAGGAGTTTTATGCATTCTGCAAATGTATTTTAAAGGTGATTTTGTACTTCTTACAGGAGCATTTGGAGCAACATCAGTTTTATTATTTGCAGCACCAGAATCTCCACTAGCACAACGTAAAAATATGTATTGTGGGCATTTAGTCTCTGCAATAGTTGGGGTTACTTGTTATAAAATACTTTTTGATTTATCTCCCGAATTTGCTGTTGCATCTTCTGTAGGTTTATCAATATTTTTAATGTCTGCCTTAAATATTTTACATCCACCCGGAGGAGCAACAGCATATATAGCAGTTTATGGAAATTCAACAATTCATGAATTAGGTTATGCCTATGTTTTTATTCCGGTTTTAATAGGAATTTTCTTACTAGATAATATACAACAAACACAAACCAAATTGACAGATGAAAATTGA
- a CDS encoding T9SS type A sorting domain-containing protein: protein MKKLLTAFLLSFCSIAFAQNTVFQNNFDAYTAQENMIDQGEFILQELQDLADEQDVTLVIGEEDGNKYISFDTPGATTSKNTNIRSTEEITFKAGVTYTLTAKARGPFSRGLRIIDTTTNGPAFSEANYNARNDETLRAEWYEHSLEFTPDADFIGIVAMFRGWNSMLDIDDILLVDNQEATEEEEEEEEEENPVEEPVFYIYQNDFTSYSENESLIDGDFKLDVFQLPELTRTLSTVVDQQDDNQFLQLQIVDAAASANTLVSVSQDIQVKAGIEYTLQIKTRGPFRRDIRILEKNNGVMFQSAEYNATNDATLSNEWYQHTLVFTPETDFTAQVSVLRLYYGTLDIDDIMLSTTSEDALNQETPLDPNALYHNNFASYTADEDLNVENSFSLVAIDNVDGERTLTAIDNNGNKVLKFDTPNATIKSNTNIFVDEEIQLEAGKKYRYTAITKGKFDRDLKVFDTEANEAIISSVNYNAGNDDIVGAEWHEQMVEFTAEENITVQLVITRKWNGVLEVDDIKLVEIPLEEESEIDTDADYHNNFSEYNEETLVTSDFDFVKVEQEDAERTITSEVQDNNNFLRFDTPNVTGDAATYIYTVMDFEFKAGTEYTLSARTRGQYMRGLKVLNSTDNSVAFENRGHNAGTAEVAANEWYTDVLVFTPETDFTGKLAVNRDTNGVLDIDDLLLSSKMMEEEEEEETPVEEEEEETPVEEEEETPVEEEEEETPVEEEEETPIDGDVTAIDPVANSSISLYPSPTTSLVTIDTGNEQIVSIVIANSAGQVVQTITTNLNSQGSSLSFKLNKTLNNGVYIIKINCLNNQFTKRVVLNR, encoded by the coding sequence ATGAAGAAATTATTAACAGCTTTCTTGCTATCTTTTTGTTCTATAGCATTTGCTCAAAACACAGTATTTCAAAATAACTTTGATGCTTATACTGCTCAAGAAAATATGATTGACCAAGGTGAATTCATATTACAAGAACTCCAAGATCTAGCAGACGAACAAGATGTAACTCTAGTTATTGGTGAAGAAGATGGAAATAAGTACATCTCTTTTGACACTCCTGGAGCAACTACTTCTAAAAATACAAATATTAGATCTACAGAAGAAATAACTTTTAAAGCAGGAGTAACATATACTTTAACTGCAAAAGCAAGAGGGCCATTTTCTAGAGGTTTAAGAATTATCGATACAACAACAAATGGACCTGCATTTTCAGAGGCTAATTACAATGCTAGAAACGATGAAACGCTTCGTGCAGAGTGGTATGAACATTCATTAGAGTTTACACCTGATGCTGATTTTATTGGTATTGTAGCAATGTTTAGAGGATGGAATTCAATGCTAGATATTGATGATATATTATTAGTAGATAATCAAGAAGCTACAGAAGAAGAAGAAGAGGAAGAGGAAGAAGAGAATCCAGTAGAAGAACCTGTTTTCTACATTTATCAAAATGATTTCACTTCTTATTCTGAAAATGAAAGTTTAATTGATGGTGATTTTAAATTAGATGTTTTTCAATTACCTGAACTTACAAGAACTTTATCTACAGTAGTTGATCAACAAGACGATAACCAGTTTTTACAATTACAAATTGTAGATGCTGCTGCTTCTGCTAACACTTTAGTAAGTGTATCTCAAGATATACAAGTGAAAGCTGGTATTGAATATACATTACAAATAAAAACGAGAGGTCCATTTAGAAGAGATATAAGAATCTTGGAAAAGAATAATGGTGTTATGTTTCAGTCAGCAGAATACAATGCAACTAATGATGCAACATTAAGTAACGAATGGTATCAACATACTTTAGTATTTACTCCAGAAACAGATTTTACTGCACAAGTATCTGTTTTAAGATTATACTATGGTACTTTAGATATTGATGATATCATGCTTTCAACAACTTCTGAAGACGCATTGAACCAAGAAACACCACTTGATCCTAACGCATTGTATCATAATAATTTTGCATCTTATACTGCAGATGAAGATTTAAATGTTGAGAATTCATTCTCATTAGTTGCCATTGATAATGTTGATGGAGAAAGAACACTAACTGCTATTGATAACAATGGAAATAAAGTATTAAAATTTGATACTCCAAATGCTACAATAAAGTCAAATACAAATATTTTTGTTGATGAAGAGATTCAATTAGAAGCAGGAAAAAAATATAGATACACAGCAATTACAAAAGGTAAGTTTGATAGAGACCTTAAAGTTTTTGATACAGAAGCAAATGAAGCAATTATCTCTAGTGTAAATTATAACGCTGGTAATGATGATATTGTTGGTGCTGAATGGCATGAACAAATGGTAGAATTTACTGCAGAGGAAAACATAACAGTTCAATTAGTAATTACTAGAAAATGGAATGGTGTTCTAGAAGTTGATGATATCAAACTAGTGGAAATTCCTTTAGAAGAAGAATCTGAAATTGATACTGATGCAGATTACCATAATAACTTTTCAGAATATAATGAAGAAACATTGGTAACATCGGATTTCGATTTTGTAAAAGTTGAACAAGAAGATGCTGAAAGAACAATAACTTCAGAAGTTCAAGACAATAATAACTTCTTAAGATTTGACACTCCTAATGTAACAGGAGATGCAGCTACTTACATTTATACTGTTATGGACTTTGAATTTAAAGCAGGTACTGAATATACATTATCAGCTAGAACTAGAGGACAGTATATGAGAGGACTAAAAGTACTTAATAGTACTGATAATAGTGTTGCTTTTGAAAATAGAGGACATAACGCAGGTACTGCAGAAGTTGCTGCAAATGAATGGTATACCGATGTTTTAGTTTTTACTCCAGAAACTGATTTTACTGGTAAGCTTGCAGTTAATAGAGATACAAATGGTGTTTTAGATATTGATGATTTATTATTATCATCTAAAATGATGGAAGAAGAGGAAGAGGAAGAAACACCAGTTGAGGAGGAAGAAGAAGAAACTCCTGTTGAAGAGGAAGAGGAAACACCAGTTGAGGAAGAAGAGGAAGAAACTCCTGTTGAAGAGGAAGAAGAAACACCTATTGATGGAGATGTAACTGCAATTGATCCTGTAGCTAATAGTTCAATTTCTTTATACCCATCACCTACAACTTCTTTAGTAACTATTGATACAGGTAATGAACAAATTGTTTCTATTGTAATTGCTAATTCAGCTGGGCAAGTAGTTCAAACAATTACTACAAATTTAAATTCACAAGGAAGCTCGCTTTCTTTTAAATTAAATAAAACTCTTAATAACGGAGTTTATATTATTAAGATTAATTGCTTAAATAATCAATTCACTAAGCGAGTTGTATTAAACAGATAA
- a CDS encoding TQO small subunit DoxD codes for MKNTKIVGGLLLPLRLVTSWLFLSAVLRRLFLNPAKHDMESPMWIGHKINTFFPHANGIFKEVLGYLVVHPTEMNWFTYIFTYSELIVGVLLLFGFFSRFTGGFLLSLAIGLMHTAGWLGPTCLDEWQIASLLGTVGGILLIFGSGDYSLDSYLTNKYPKLQHNILWKYGTQLSILTENKNYKKIVITYSIIALLYVMGTNQLLHGGVWGTLHNYSTKPNIEISNIENTTTTLSFDSFRDKGPETYGAFVVEINLYNSTNQLIFTLNDQNFDKVSISNYYLNKVFFNGRALVYPLGGKAQLKFKVPEVLNRTTKRIELVDISGKKFTVNL; via the coding sequence ATGAAAAATACTAAAATTGTTGGTGGTCTTTTATTACCATTAAGGTTAGTGACTTCTTGGCTATTTTTATCTGCTGTTTTACGCAGATTGTTCTTAAACCCGGCAAAACACGATATGGAAAGTCCTATGTGGATTGGCCATAAGATAAATACATTTTTTCCACATGCGAATGGTATTTTTAAAGAGGTTTTAGGTTACCTAGTTGTTCATCCAACAGAAATGAATTGGTTTACCTATATTTTTACTTATTCAGAATTAATCGTTGGGGTATTATTACTCTTCGGATTCTTTTCAAGATTTACAGGAGGTTTCTTATTATCACTAGCAATAGGTTTAATGCATACTGCTGGTTGGTTAGGACCAACTTGTTTAGACGAGTGGCAGATCGCATCCTTATTAGGTACAGTAGGAGGTATTTTATTAATATTTGGAAGTGGAGATTATTCTTTAGATAGTTATTTAACTAATAAATACCCAAAATTACAACACAATATTTTATGGAAATATGGGACTCAACTATCAATTTTAACAGAGAATAAAAATTATAAAAAGATTGTAATTACGTATTCAATCATTGCATTGCTTTATGTAATGGGAACAAATCAATTACTACATGGTGGTGTTTGGGGAACACTCCATAATTATTCCACTAAACCGAATATTGAGATATCCAATATAGAAAATACAACAACAACTTTATCATTTGATAGTTTTAGAGATAAAGGACCAGAAACTTATGGGGCTTTTGTAGTTGAAATAAATTTATATAATAGTACAAACCAATTGATTTTCACTCTTAATGATCAAAATTTCGATAAGGTTAGTATATCAAATTATTACTTAAATAAAGTATTTTTTAATGGAAGAGCTTTAGTTTATCCTTTAGGAGGAAAGGCTCAATTAAAATTTAAAGTCCCTGAAGTGTTAAATAGAACTACTAAAAGAATTGAATTAGTAGATATTAGCGGTAAAAAATTTACGGTTAACCTATAA
- the hmpA gene encoding NO-inducible flavohemoprotein, translating to MKIEQKTIDIVKATAPVIKEHGVAITTHFYKLMFEKNPELKNVFNMAHQAEGTQPQVLAGAILGYATYIDNLPMLQSAVERIAHKHVSLSIQPAHYAIVGKHLIQAIKDILGDAATEDIIAAWTEAYGILAGVFTQREGSLYTDAINNHNGWVGFKNFIVSKKVIESDEITSFYLKPEEGSLLPFIPGQYIAVRLKGDDHEHAHMRNYSLSDSPEKDYYRISVKREQGYAQKPDGIGSNYLHDFIGEGDVIEVGIPAGDFTLDTASKRDVVLLSGGVGQTPMLSMLNHLLAENSERKITWLHAAKNGLSHAFNTYITELATKNEQLSYQFIYNNPQPTDKGVQAGFIDISFIKDNVPNYKEAEYYFCGPKLFMKNIINLLAVLGVPEEQINFEFFGPAEELKAETEAMA from the coding sequence ATGAAAATTGAACAAAAAACAATCGATATTGTAAAAGCAACAGCACCAGTAATTAAAGAACATGGCGTAGCTATTACTACACATTTCTATAAGTTAATGTTTGAGAAAAACCCAGAGCTTAAGAATGTCTTTAACATGGCACATCAAGCAGAAGGAACTCAGCCACAGGTATTGGCAGGTGCTATTCTTGGTTATGCAACATATATAGATAATTTACCAATGCTACAAAGTGCAGTAGAAAGAATTGCACACAAACATGTTAGTTTAAGTATTCAGCCGGCACATTATGCAATTGTAGGTAAGCACTTAATTCAAGCAATTAAAGATATTTTGGGCGATGCGGCAACAGAAGATATAATTGCTGCATGGACAGAAGCTTATGGTATTTTAGCTGGTGTATTTACACAACGCGAAGGAAGTTTATATACAGATGCAATTAATAATCATAATGGTTGGGTTGGTTTTAAAAACTTTATTGTTTCTAAAAAAGTAATTGAAAGTGATGAGATCACTTCATTTTATTTAAAACCAGAAGAAGGTAGTTTATTACCTTTTATCCCAGGACAATACATTGCTGTAAGATTAAAAGGTGATGACCACGAACATGCTCATATGAGAAATTACTCTTTAAGTGATTCTCCTGAAAAAGACTATTATAGAATTTCGGTGAAAAGAGAGCAAGGGTATGCACAAAAACCTGATGGTATTGGATCTAACTATTTACACGATTTTATAGGTGAAGGAGATGTAATCGAAGTAGGTATTCCTGCTGGTGATTTTACATTAGATACAGCTTCTAAAAGAGATGTAGTACTATTAAGCGGAGGAGTTGGTCAGACGCCAATGTTATCAATGTTAAATCATTTACTTGCAGAAAACTCAGAAAGAAAAATTACTTGGTTACATGCTGCTAAAAATGGTTTATCACATGCGTTTAACACTTATATAACTGAGTTAGCAACAAAGAATGAACAACTTTCATATCAATTTATTTATAACAACCCACAACCTACAGATAAAGGAGTTCAAGCTGGGTTTATTGATATATCTTTCATTAAAGATAATGTTCCTAATTATAAAGAAGCGGAATATTATTTCTGTGGACCAAAGTTATTCATGAAAAATATAATTAATCTTTTAGCTGTTTTAGGGGTACCTGAAGAACAAATTAATTTTGAATTTTTTGGACCTGCCGAAGAACTTAAAGCTGAAACTGAAGCGATGGCATAA
- a CDS encoding cystathionine gamma-synthase family protein yields the protein MPHKYHPESLMMTHGYKPELSEGAVKPPIFQTSTFVFKTAEEGKAFFEVAYGLREKGENENLGLIYSRINNPNLEILEDRLCLWDKSEDCAVFESGMSAISSVLLEFSAPGDLILYSAPTYGGTDHFIHDLLKKIGVTSIAFRPHHTKKDLIKMIKDSGKADRLSLIYLESPANPTNDLFDIGACVKVAKKFSSKKKKVHVAVDNTYMGPLWSNPLELGADLVMYSATKYIGGHSDLIAGAVLGNKEVMQRVKTLRTFLGNMVGPHTAWLLLRSLETLKVRMEKQMRNAKKVAKFLNEHPKVDKVHYLGLIPKDTKDYKLYKKQYSSPGAMVSFDIKGGEKEAFKFLNGLKLMKLAVSLGSTESLAQHPASMTHIGVDPKEREEFGITSSLVRLSIGVENSEDIIWDIEESLNKV from the coding sequence ATGCCACATAAATACCATCCAGAAAGTTTAATGATGACTCATGGTTATAAACCAGAGCTTTCTGAGGGAGCTGTAAAGCCACCTATTTTCCAAACATCAACATTTGTATTTAAAACTGCAGAAGAGGGTAAAGCATTTTTTGAAGTAGCTTATGGTTTAAGAGAAAAAGGCGAAAATGAAAACCTTGGTCTTATATATAGTAGAATTAACAACCCAAATTTAGAGATTCTAGAAGATCGACTTTGTTTATGGGATAAATCGGAAGATTGTGCTGTATTTGAGAGTGGAATGAGTGCAATTAGTTCTGTTTTATTAGAATTCTCAGCTCCAGGTGATTTAATATTATATAGTGCACCAACGTATGGTGGTACAGATCATTTTATTCATGATCTTTTAAAGAAAATTGGCGTTACAAGTATTGCGTTTAGACCACATCATACTAAGAAAGATTTAATAAAAATGATAAAAGATAGCGGTAAAGCAGATCGTTTATCGTTAATCTATTTAGAATCTCCAGCAAATCCAACTAACGATTTGTTTGATATTGGTGCTTGTGTAAAAGTGGCAAAAAAGTTTTCTTCTAAAAAGAAGAAAGTTCACGTTGCTGTAGATAATACATACATGGGACCATTATGGTCTAATCCTTTAGAATTAGGTGCTGATTTAGTAATGTATTCTGCTACAAAATATATAGGCGGACACAGTGATTTGATTGCTGGTGCAGTTCTCGGAAATAAGGAAGTAATGCAGAGAGTTAAAACACTGCGTACTTTTTTAGGTAACATGGTAGGCCCACATACTGCATGGTTACTTTTAAGATCTTTAGAGACATTAAAAGTAAGAATGGAGAAACAAATGCGTAATGCTAAGAAAGTTGCTAAATTTTTAAATGAACACCCTAAAGTTGATAAAGTTCATTACTTAGGATTAATACCAAAAGACACAAAAGATTATAAGTTGTATAAAAAGCAATATTCTTCTCCGGGTGCAATGGTATCTTTTGATATTAAAGGAGGTGAGAAAGAAGCATTTAAATTCTTAAACGGTTTAAAACTAATGAAACTTGCAGTAAGCTTGGGCAGTACAGAAAGTCTTGCTCAACACCCTGCTAGTATGACTCACATTGGGGTTGATCCAAAAGAAAGAGAAGAGTTTGGAATTACTTCAAGTCTGGTTAGACTTTCAATTGGTGTAGAAAATTCAGAAGATATCATTTGGGATATCGAAGAATCATTAAATAAAGTATAA
- a CDS encoding GH92 family glycosyl hydrolase — MKFKNYLLITFVTSILFACTQKEEKKVLTDYTKYVSTQVGSLSDFRLSTGNTYPAVATPWGMNFWTPQTNNNGDGWAYMYQKDSINGIKQTHQPSPWINDYAAFSIFPMTGEVKFNEKDRQSKYSHDNEVAKPHYYSVNLETYNTKAEVAPTTRGAIFQFTFPKTKDAIVLVDGYNQGSFVKIIPEEKKIIGYVTNNHGGVPKNFANYYVIQFDKEFTTQGTWNGKEATANKELKADRTAGYVKFNTKEGEVITARVASSFISHEQAEINLSREIGDKSFDEVKNEAQYTWNEQFNRLKVEGGSERSMQNFYTSMYRTLLFPRKFYEYDVDNKLIHYSPYNGEVLDGYMFTDNGFWDTFRAVFPFFTVMYPELNSNIMSGLVNTYNESGWLPEWASPGHRDCMIGSNSASLIADSYLKGIRGYDVETLYAAIIKNTKNHGPLGSVGRMGVDYYNNLGYIPYDVGIHENTARTLEYAYDDYCIMKLAEALGKPQAEIDLFAKRANNYKNVFDPSTNFMRAKMKDGSWQTPFIPEAWGGAFTEGSSWHYTWSVFHDPAGLARLMGGKKAFGLKLDSIFTTPSIANHDYYGFEIHEITEMKVADEKYGTGQYAHGNQPIQHAIYLYDYAGQPWKAQKWARKVLKDLYSPTPDGLCGDEDNGQTSAWYVFSALGMYPVAPGTNEYAIGSPEFGKATMALENGKTFTVVANNNSDENVYIQSATLNGKSFNKTYLTHEQIMAGGELVFEMGNKPNKEWGTAKDSAPYSMSGKL, encoded by the coding sequence ATGAAATTTAAAAATTACTTATTAATCACTTTTGTCACTTCTATATTATTTGCCTGTACGCAAAAAGAAGAGAAAAAAGTATTAACCGACTACACAAAGTACGTTAGTACACAAGTTGGTTCATTATCAGATTTTAGATTATCTACAGGGAATACATATCCTGCTGTAGCCACACCTTGGGGAATGAATTTTTGGACGCCTCAAACAAATAATAATGGTGATGGTTGGGCGTATATGTACCAAAAAGATAGTATAAATGGTATTAAACAAACACACCAACCTAGTCCGTGGATAAATGATTATGCTGCATTTTCAATTTTCCCTATGACTGGTGAAGTTAAGTTTAATGAAAAAGACAGACAATCTAAATATTCACATGATAACGAAGTTGCAAAACCTCATTATTATAGCGTTAATTTAGAAACTTATAATACAAAAGCAGAAGTAGCTCCAACAACTAGAGGTGCAATTTTTCAATTTACGTTCCCAAAAACTAAAGATGCAATAGTTTTAGTAGATGGTTACAACCAAGGTTCTTTTGTAAAGATTATACCAGAAGAAAAAAAGATTATTGGTTATGTAACAAACAATCATGGAGGTGTTCCAAAAAACTTTGCTAACTATTATGTTATTCAGTTTGATAAAGAATTTACAACTCAAGGTACTTGGAATGGAAAAGAAGCTACTGCTAATAAAGAGTTGAAAGCGGACAGAACAGCTGGATATGTTAAGTTTAATACAAAAGAAGGTGAGGTAATTACAGCAAGAGTTGCATCATCATTTATTTCTCATGAACAAGCAGAGATTAATCTTTCAAGAGAGATTGGGGACAAATCTTTTGATGAAGTTAAGAATGAAGCACAATATACTTGGAATGAGCAATTTAACCGTTTAAAAGTTGAAGGTGGTTCTGAAAGAAGTATGCAAAATTTCTATACTTCAATGTACCGTACTTTATTGTTCCCTCGTAAGTTTTATGAGTATGATGTTGACAATAAATTAATACATTACTCACCTTATAATGGAGAAGTATTAGATGGTTATATGTTTACTGATAATGGGTTCTGGGATACCTTTAGAGCTGTTTTCCCTTTCTTTACAGTGATGTATCCAGAATTAAATAGCAATATTATGAGCGGTTTAGTGAATACATATAACGAAAGTGGTTGGTTACCAGAATGGGCTTCACCAGGTCATAGAGATTGTATGATTGGTTCTAACTCGGCATCATTAATTGCAGATTCTTATTTAAAAGGAATTAGAGGATACGATGTGGAAACTTTGTATGCTGCTATTATTAAAAATACAAAAAATCACGGTCCTCTAGGTTCAGTTGGTCGAATGGGTGTAGATTATTATAACAACTTAGGGTATATTCCTTACGATGTTGGTATACATGAAAACACGGCTAGAACATTAGAGTATGCTTATGATGATTATTGTATCATGAAATTAGCTGAAGCATTAGGTAAGCCTCAAGCAGAAATTGATCTATTTGCTAAAAGAGCAAACAATTATAAAAATGTATTCGACCCAAGCACAAACTTTATGCGTGCTAAAATGAAAGATGGATCTTGGCAAACACCATTTATTCCAGAAGCATGGGGTGGAGCTTTTACAGAAGGTTCTTCTTGGCATTACACTTGGTCAGTTTTTCATGACCCAGCTGGTTTAGCAAGGTTAATGGGTGGTAAAAAAGCATTTGGTTTAAAACTAGATTCAATATTTACAACACCATCTATTGCAAATCATGATTATTATGGATTTGAAATCCATGAAATTACTGAAATGAAAGTTGCGGATGAAAAATACGGTACTGGTCAATATGCACATGGTAACCAACCAATCCAACATGCTATTTATTTATATGATTATGCAGGTCAACCATGGAAAGCTCAAAAGTGGGCTCGTAAAGTATTAAAAGATTTATATAGCCCAACACCAGATGGCTTATGTGGAGATGAAGACAATGGTCAGACTTCTGCTTGGTATGTATTTTCTGCTTTAGGAATGTATCCAGTTGCTCCTGGTACAAATGAATATGCTATTGGATCTCCAGAATTTGGAAAAGCGACAATGGCATTAGAAAATGGTAAAACATTTACTGTTGTAGCAAACAATAATTCTGATGAGAATGTTTATATCCAATCTGCTACATTAAATGGAAAATCATTTAACAAAACATATTTAACGCACGAACAAATTATGGCAGGTGGTGAACTTGTTTTTGAAATGGGTAATAAGCCAAACAAAGAATGGGGTACTGCAAAAGACAGTGCACCTTACTCTATGTCAGGTAAATTATAA
- a CDS encoding methyltransferase, which produces MESEIKINKPTPIGSDIQFTSFTENSPISATIEALQNGKYVLVEEAYKDGMDLLHEIQAKLKKQYAGDSFKEQRAYRKEYRDLSHRVLIRIKDHKLAVKKAPSIGWLEKLYAETPDFILSFPEIQGLNSAWQWNKKGLVVPVLRNKLHPYYGTYFPTRFDHLVLFDNWLKRYEGPKKAAYDIGVGSGVLSMQMVKHGFQKVFATDTNPNAIVGLKEFMGTTKLSRKIELDYGSLFGKWEKPHELIVFNPPWLPIKSDADKNDTAIYYPDNLFPDFFKDAVSHLSEDGQLVIIFSNLAEIAETTTEHPIQKEIDEGGRFTLELKLTKSVKKASDKTKRTINLRESEKVELWVLKHK; this is translated from the coding sequence ATGGAATCAGAAATAAAGATTAATAAGCCAACGCCGATTGGTTCAGATATACAGTTTACTTCTTTTACAGAAAACTCTCCTATAAGTGCTACTATTGAAGCCCTTCAGAATGGGAAATACGTTCTTGTTGAAGAAGCGTACAAAGATGGAATGGATTTATTACATGAAATCCAAGCTAAATTAAAAAAACAATACGCAGGAGATTCTTTTAAAGAACAACGTGCCTATAGAAAGGAATATAGAGACCTATCACATAGAGTACTTATAAGAATTAAAGACCATAAATTAGCAGTAAAGAAAGCACCTTCTATTGGATGGTTAGAAAAACTTTATGCAGAAACTCCAGATTTTATCTTATCATTCCCAGAAATACAAGGACTTAATAGTGCTTGGCAATGGAATAAGAAAGGTTTGGTAGTACCCGTATTAAGAAATAAGTTACACCCATATTACGGTACCTACTTCCCTACTCGTTTTGATCACTTAGTATTATTTGACAACTGGCTAAAAAGGTATGAAGGACCTAAAAAAGCTGCTTACGATATTGGTGTAGGAAGTGGTGTTTTATCAATGCAAATGGTTAAACATGGTTTTCAAAAAGTTTTTGCAACAGATACTAATCCTAATGCAATTGTTGGTTTAAAAGAATTTATGGGTACAACAAAATTGTCTCGTAAAATTGAATTAGATTATGGTAGCTTATTTGGTAAATGGGAAAAACCACATGAATTAATTGTTTTTAATCCACCTTGGTTACCTATTAAAAGTGATGCGGATAAGAATGATACAGCAATTTATTATCCAGATAATTTATTTCCTGATTTCTTTAAAGATGCAGTAAGTCATTTATCAGAAGACGGACAACTAGTAATCATCTTTTCTAATTTAGCTGAAATAGCAGAAACTACAACAGAACATCCTATTCAGAAAGAGATTGATGAAGGTGGACGTTTTACTTTAGAATTGAAATTAACTAAGTCAGTTAAGAAAGCTTCTGATAAGACAAAACGTACTATTAATTTACGTGAATCTGAAAAAGTTGAACTTTGGGTTTTAAAGCATAAATAA
- a CDS encoding VF530 family protein, which produces MEDKNQKQPNNPLHGVKLADMLEYLVDYYGWDQLSHRIRINCFSNDPSLKSSLKFLRRTPWAREKVEQLYLQKIKKQK; this is translated from the coding sequence ATGGAAGATAAGAATCAGAAACAGCCAAATAACCCACTTCATGGAGTTAAACTAGCTGATATGTTAGAATATTTAGTTGATTATTATGGATGGGATCAGCTTTCACATAGAATAAGAATTAATTGTTTTAGTAATGATCCATCTCTTAAATCAAGTTTAAAGTTTTTAAGAAGAACACCTTGGGCTAGGGAAAAAGTAGAACAACTTTATCTTCAAAAAATAAAAAAACAGAAATAA